The following proteins are co-located in the Syngnathus scovelli strain Florida chromosome 5, RoL_Ssco_1.2, whole genome shotgun sequence genome:
- the trim25 gene encoding E3 ubiquitin/ISG15 ligase TRIM25 isoform X2 — translation MANVDNCERSLLSLGDELTCSICLCPFDCPVTIPCGHNFCQECLLATWKDSCIYSCPQCRTNYPIKPELKKNTVLNAVVETFKLRSTETEPDVPVSEMPGIQAARSAAAVRCDTCMEADAVKTCLTCMASYCTEHLRPHRENPVFHVHQLSEPVDDLLERICPEHRKIMELFCTKHDRLMCTLCLQQAHKSCDFITAEQQRTKQESNLIQQLSFTNKKIKQNETVILQMRDMQLTLKGNATAKKSAMAHQYELIRNMLANEERAAMSVVDEELESSHTKLRLLMKRFSENIDSLNKAKGDIQSLLCQAQTMAFLQASFNLPKAAAFEPYAPRIYLSSKKLTATQDFAGNLKKHIQEILSQPVGDRLPLAKTETNIQTGHPISSPAAAKSVNVKADKTWQKKNIQTGHPISSYPAATKAFDFKADKTWQKKHNKPIPPQEDGKQRMKNLSRSMENLLVSGGKLKHRPQLTHMPSEPKEKTETMDRPADVIGEKRHILVTYGTALSFDPKTAHKCIKLTEDLQEASVSDQPNPAMCSDCPERFSVFTQVLTSQGFTQGRHYWEVRLNNKEFTSIGLTYGSIKRKGPTSRLGRNAQSWCVEWVNDKLSAWHDNSEVVLMNIHAKRIGVLLDYDSGSATFYDVTDRMYCFYTFVFSFTEAVYPAFGIFRHESSITLCKLLA, via the exons ATGGCTAACGTGGACAACTGTGAGCGCTCTCTGCTCAGCCTGGGTGACGAGCTGACCTGCAGTATCTGCCTGTGTCCTTTTGACTGCCCAGTGACCATCCCCTGCGGCCACAACTTCTGCCAGGAGTGCCTCCTCGCTACTTGGAAGGACAGCTGTATATACAGCTGCCCACAATGTCGGACCAACTACCCCATCAAGCCGGAACTGAAGAAAAACACGGTCCTCAACGCCGTGGTCGAGACCTTTAAATTGCGGTCGACTGAGACTGAGCCAGATGTGCCCGTGTCCGAAATGCCGGGGATCCAAGCGGCCAGAAGTGCCGCCGCCGTACGCTGTGATACGTGTATGGAGGCGGACGCCGTGAAGACGTGCCTCACTTGCATGGCCTCCTACTGCACCGAGCACCTGCGGCCGCACCGTGAAAACCCGGTGTTCCACGTACACCAGCTGTCCGAGCCCGTCGACGACCTGCTGGAGCGCATCTGTCCGGAGCACCGCAAGATCATGGAGCTCTTCTGCACCAAGCACGATCGCCTCATGTGCACTCTCTGCCTCCAGCAAGCGCACAAAAGCTGCGACTTTATCACAGCCGAGCAGCAGAGGACCAAGCAAGAG TCCAACCTGATACAGCAATTGAGTTTCACGAACAAGAAGATTAAACAAAACGAGACCGTCATATTGCAAATGAGAGACATGCAGcttaccctgaag GGCAACGCCACCGCCAAGAAGTCGGCAATGGCTCATCAGTATGAACTGATCCGAAACATGCTGGCCAATGAGGAGCGCGCCGCGATGAGCGTGGTGGACGAAGAGCTGGAGTCTTCTCACACCAAACTCAGGCTTCTCATGAAAAGGTTTTCTGAAAATATTGATAGCCTGAACAAGGCTAAAGGGGATATCCAGAGTCTACTTTGTCAGGCACAAACAATGGCCTTTCTTCAG GCTTCATTTAATCTGCCCAAAGCTGCAGCATTTGAGCCGTATGCCCCTCGAATATATTTGAGTTCCAAAAAGTTGACAGCAACCCAGGACTTTGCTGGTAATCTGAAGAAACACATTCAAGAAATCCTGAGTCAGCCTGTTGGTGACAGACTGCCATTAGCTAAAACAG aaacgaACATCCAGACAGGACATCCCATCAGCAGTCCTGCAGCCGCCAAGTCAGTCAATGTCAAAGCTGACAAGACATGGCAAA AAAAGAACATCCAGACAGGACATCCCATCAGCAGCTATCCCGCAGCCACCAAGGCATTCGACTTCAAAGctgacaagacatggcaga AAAAACACAATAAGCCCATTCCACCCCAGGAAGATGGTAAGCAACGTATGAAAAATTTGTCACGTTCAATGGAAAACCTCCTAGTGTCGGGTGGGAAACTAAAACACAGACCCCAGCTGACTCACATGCCTTCTGAACCCAAAGAAAAAACAG AAACGATGGATCGCCCTGCCGACGTCATTGGTGAAAAGAGACACATTCTTGTGACAT ATGGCACTGCACTCAGTTTTGATCCAAAGACAGCACACAAATGCATCAAGCTAACCGAGGACTTGCAAGAAGCATCTGTGTCAGACCAACCAAATCCAGCTATGTGCAGTGACTGCCCCGAGCGCTTCTCCGTCTTCACTCAGGTGCTCACCTCTCAGGGTTTCACTCAAGGGCGCCACTACTGGGAAGTTCGGCTTAATAACAAAGAATTCACTAGTATCGGGTTGACTTACGGGAGCATTAAGCGCAAAGGTCCCACCAGTCGGCTTGGCCGCAATGCCCAGTCTTGGTGTGTGGAGTGGGTTAATGACAAACTGTCAGCTTGGCATGACAACAGTGAGGTTGTGCTCATGAATATCCATGCGAAACGTATTGGTGTGTTGTTGGATTATGATTCAGGCTCTGCTACATTTTACGATGTGACCGATAGGATGTATTGCTTctacacttttgttttttcattcacTGAGGCAGTGTATCCGGCTTTTGGGATTTTTCGCCATGAGTCATCTATCACGCTGTGTAAATTGTTGGCCTGA
- the trim25 gene encoding E3 ubiquitin/ISG15 ligase TRIM25 isoform X3, with amino-acid sequence MANVDNCERSLLSLGDELTCSICLCPFDCPVTIPCGHNFCQECLLATWKDSCIYSCPQCRTNYPIKPELKKNTVLNAVVETFKLRSTETEPDVPVSEMPGIQAARSAAAVRCDTCMEADAVKTCLTCMASYCTEHLRPHRENPVFHVHQLSEPVDDLLERICPEHRKIMELFCTKHDRLMCTLCLQQAHKSCDFITAEQQRTKQESNLIQQLSFTNKKIKQNETVILQMRDMQLTLKGNATAKKSAMAHQYELIRNMLANEERAAMSVVDEELESSHTKLRLLMKRFSENIDSLNKAKGDIQSLLCQAQTMAFLQASFNLPKAAAFEPYAPRIYLSSKKLTATQDFAGNLKKHIQEILSQPVGDRLPLAKTETKIQTGQAISSPGAAKSVNIKADKKWQQKNIQTGHPISSYPAATKAFDFKADKTWQKKHNKPIPPQEDGKQRMKNLSRSMENLLVSGGKLKHRPQLTHMPSEPKEKTETMDRPADVIGEKRHILVTYGTALSFDPKTAHKCIKLTEDLQEASVSDQPNPAMCSDCPERFSVFTQVLTSQGFTQGRHYWEVRLNNKEFTSIGLTYGSIKRKGPTSRLGRNAQSWCVEWVNDKLSAWHDNSEVVLMNIHAKRIGVLLDYDSGSATFYDVTDRMYCFYTFVFSFTEAVYPAFGIFRHESSITLCKLLA; translated from the exons ATGGCTAACGTGGACAACTGTGAGCGCTCTCTGCTCAGCCTGGGTGACGAGCTGACCTGCAGTATCTGCCTGTGTCCTTTTGACTGCCCAGTGACCATCCCCTGCGGCCACAACTTCTGCCAGGAGTGCCTCCTCGCTACTTGGAAGGACAGCTGTATATACAGCTGCCCACAATGTCGGACCAACTACCCCATCAAGCCGGAACTGAAGAAAAACACGGTCCTCAACGCCGTGGTCGAGACCTTTAAATTGCGGTCGACTGAGACTGAGCCAGATGTGCCCGTGTCCGAAATGCCGGGGATCCAAGCGGCCAGAAGTGCCGCCGCCGTACGCTGTGATACGTGTATGGAGGCGGACGCCGTGAAGACGTGCCTCACTTGCATGGCCTCCTACTGCACCGAGCACCTGCGGCCGCACCGTGAAAACCCGGTGTTCCACGTACACCAGCTGTCCGAGCCCGTCGACGACCTGCTGGAGCGCATCTGTCCGGAGCACCGCAAGATCATGGAGCTCTTCTGCACCAAGCACGATCGCCTCATGTGCACTCTCTGCCTCCAGCAAGCGCACAAAAGCTGCGACTTTATCACAGCCGAGCAGCAGAGGACCAAGCAAGAG TCCAACCTGATACAGCAATTGAGTTTCACGAACAAGAAGATTAAACAAAACGAGACCGTCATATTGCAAATGAGAGACATGCAGcttaccctgaag GGCAACGCCACCGCCAAGAAGTCGGCAATGGCTCATCAGTATGAACTGATCCGAAACATGCTGGCCAATGAGGAGCGCGCCGCGATGAGCGTGGTGGACGAAGAGCTGGAGTCTTCTCACACCAAACTCAGGCTTCTCATGAAAAGGTTTTCTGAAAATATTGATAGCCTGAACAAGGCTAAAGGGGATATCCAGAGTCTACTTTGTCAGGCACAAACAATGGCCTTTCTTCAG GCTTCATTTAATCTGCCCAAAGCTGCAGCATTTGAGCCGTATGCCCCTCGAATATATTTGAGTTCCAAAAAGTTGACAGCAACCCAGGACTTTGCTGGTAATCTGAAGAAACACATTCAAGAAATCCTGAGTCAGCCTGTTGGTGACAGACTGCCATTAGCTAAAACAG aaacgaAAATCCAGACAGGACAAGCCATCAGCAGTCCCGGAGCCGCCAAGTCAGTCAATATCAAAGCTGACAAGAAATGGCAAC AAAAGAACATCCAGACAGGACATCCCATCAGCAGCTATCCCGCAGCCACCAAGGCATTCGACTTCAAAGctgacaagacatggcaga AAAAACACAATAAGCCCATTCCACCCCAGGAAGATGGTAAGCAACGTATGAAAAATTTGTCACGTTCAATGGAAAACCTCCTAGTGTCGGGTGGGAAACTAAAACACAGACCCCAGCTGACTCACATGCCTTCTGAACCCAAAGAAAAAACAG AAACGATGGATCGCCCTGCCGACGTCATTGGTGAAAAGAGACACATTCTTGTGACAT ATGGCACTGCACTCAGTTTTGATCCAAAGACAGCACACAAATGCATCAAGCTAACCGAGGACTTGCAAGAAGCATCTGTGTCAGACCAACCAAATCCAGCTATGTGCAGTGACTGCCCCGAGCGCTTCTCCGTCTTCACTCAGGTGCTCACCTCTCAGGGTTTCACTCAAGGGCGCCACTACTGGGAAGTTCGGCTTAATAACAAAGAATTCACTAGTATCGGGTTGACTTACGGGAGCATTAAGCGCAAAGGTCCCACCAGTCGGCTTGGCCGCAATGCCCAGTCTTGGTGTGTGGAGTGGGTTAATGACAAACTGTCAGCTTGGCATGACAACAGTGAGGTTGTGCTCATGAATATCCATGCGAAACGTATTGGTGTGTTGTTGGATTATGATTCAGGCTCTGCTACATTTTACGATGTGACCGATAGGATGTATTGCTTctacacttttgttttttcattcacTGAGGCAGTGTATCCGGCTTTTGGGATTTTTCGCCATGAGTCATCTATCACGCTGTGTAAATTGTTGGCCTGA
- the trim25 gene encoding E3 ubiquitin/ISG15 ligase TRIM25 isoform X1, translating into MANVDNCERSLLSLGDELTCSICLCPFDCPVTIPCGHNFCQECLLATWKDSCIYSCPQCRTNYPIKPELKKNTVLNAVVETFKLRSTETEPDVPVSEMPGIQAARSAAAVRCDTCMEADAVKTCLTCMASYCTEHLRPHRENPVFHVHQLSEPVDDLLERICPEHRKIMELFCTKHDRLMCTLCLQQAHKSCDFITAEQQRTKQESNLIQQLSFTNKKIKQNETVILQMRDMQLTLKGNATAKKSAMAHQYELIRNMLANEERAAMSVVDEELESSHTKLRLLMKRFSENIDSLNKAKGDIQSLLCQAQTMAFLQASFNLPKAAAFEPYAPRIYLSSKKLTATQDFAGNLKKHIQEILSQPVGDRLPLAKTETKIQTGQAISSPGAAKSVNIKADKKWQQTNIQTGHPISSPAAAKSVNVKADKTWQKKNIQTGHPISSYPAATKAFDFKADKTWQKKHNKPIPPQEDGKQRMKNLSRSMENLLVSGGKLKHRPQLTHMPSEPKEKTETMDRPADVIGEKRHILVTYGTALSFDPKTAHKCIKLTEDLQEASVSDQPNPAMCSDCPERFSVFTQVLTSQGFTQGRHYWEVRLNNKEFTSIGLTYGSIKRKGPTSRLGRNAQSWCVEWVNDKLSAWHDNSEVVLMNIHAKRIGVLLDYDSGSATFYDVTDRMYCFYTFVFSFTEAVYPAFGIFRHESSITLCKLLA; encoded by the exons ATGGCTAACGTGGACAACTGTGAGCGCTCTCTGCTCAGCCTGGGTGACGAGCTGACCTGCAGTATCTGCCTGTGTCCTTTTGACTGCCCAGTGACCATCCCCTGCGGCCACAACTTCTGCCAGGAGTGCCTCCTCGCTACTTGGAAGGACAGCTGTATATACAGCTGCCCACAATGTCGGACCAACTACCCCATCAAGCCGGAACTGAAGAAAAACACGGTCCTCAACGCCGTGGTCGAGACCTTTAAATTGCGGTCGACTGAGACTGAGCCAGATGTGCCCGTGTCCGAAATGCCGGGGATCCAAGCGGCCAGAAGTGCCGCCGCCGTACGCTGTGATACGTGTATGGAGGCGGACGCCGTGAAGACGTGCCTCACTTGCATGGCCTCCTACTGCACCGAGCACCTGCGGCCGCACCGTGAAAACCCGGTGTTCCACGTACACCAGCTGTCCGAGCCCGTCGACGACCTGCTGGAGCGCATCTGTCCGGAGCACCGCAAGATCATGGAGCTCTTCTGCACCAAGCACGATCGCCTCATGTGCACTCTCTGCCTCCAGCAAGCGCACAAAAGCTGCGACTTTATCACAGCCGAGCAGCAGAGGACCAAGCAAGAG TCCAACCTGATACAGCAATTGAGTTTCACGAACAAGAAGATTAAACAAAACGAGACCGTCATATTGCAAATGAGAGACATGCAGcttaccctgaag GGCAACGCCACCGCCAAGAAGTCGGCAATGGCTCATCAGTATGAACTGATCCGAAACATGCTGGCCAATGAGGAGCGCGCCGCGATGAGCGTGGTGGACGAAGAGCTGGAGTCTTCTCACACCAAACTCAGGCTTCTCATGAAAAGGTTTTCTGAAAATATTGATAGCCTGAACAAGGCTAAAGGGGATATCCAGAGTCTACTTTGTCAGGCACAAACAATGGCCTTTCTTCAG GCTTCATTTAATCTGCCCAAAGCTGCAGCATTTGAGCCGTATGCCCCTCGAATATATTTGAGTTCCAAAAAGTTGACAGCAACCCAGGACTTTGCTGGTAATCTGAAGAAACACATTCAAGAAATCCTGAGTCAGCCTGTTGGTGACAGACTGCCATTAGCTAAAACAG aaacgaAAATCCAGACAGGACAAGCCATCAGCAGTCCCGGAGCCGCCAAGTCAGTCAATATCAAAGCTGACAAGAAATGGCAAC aaacgaACATCCAGACAGGACATCCCATCAGCAGTCCTGCAGCCGCCAAGTCAGTCAATGTCAAAGCTGACAAGACATGGCAAA AAAAGAACATCCAGACAGGACATCCCATCAGCAGCTATCCCGCAGCCACCAAGGCATTCGACTTCAAAGctgacaagacatggcaga AAAAACACAATAAGCCCATTCCACCCCAGGAAGATGGTAAGCAACGTATGAAAAATTTGTCACGTTCAATGGAAAACCTCCTAGTGTCGGGTGGGAAACTAAAACACAGACCCCAGCTGACTCACATGCCTTCTGAACCCAAAGAAAAAACAG AAACGATGGATCGCCCTGCCGACGTCATTGGTGAAAAGAGACACATTCTTGTGACAT ATGGCACTGCACTCAGTTTTGATCCAAAGACAGCACACAAATGCATCAAGCTAACCGAGGACTTGCAAGAAGCATCTGTGTCAGACCAACCAAATCCAGCTATGTGCAGTGACTGCCCCGAGCGCTTCTCCGTCTTCACTCAGGTGCTCACCTCTCAGGGTTTCACTCAAGGGCGCCACTACTGGGAAGTTCGGCTTAATAACAAAGAATTCACTAGTATCGGGTTGACTTACGGGAGCATTAAGCGCAAAGGTCCCACCAGTCGGCTTGGCCGCAATGCCCAGTCTTGGTGTGTGGAGTGGGTTAATGACAAACTGTCAGCTTGGCATGACAACAGTGAGGTTGTGCTCATGAATATCCATGCGAAACGTATTGGTGTGTTGTTGGATTATGATTCAGGCTCTGCTACATTTTACGATGTGACCGATAGGATGTATTGCTTctacacttttgttttttcattcacTGAGGCAGTGTATCCGGCTTTTGGGATTTTTCGCCATGAGTCATCTATCACGCTGTGTAAATTGTTGGCCTGA